From the Bdellovibrionales bacterium genome, the window TATGCTTTGGATTGTGGGTCATTCACTTGTCTCGCAGACGCTTATTGAGGAGAAGGGCATCCCTAAGGTGTCACAATTTTTTGCCGCATTTCATAAGACTTCACTTTTAAAAAAGCTTGTTCCAGCTTTCGTCGCTACGGGGGTCGTTACCCTGATTTTCTTTGTGATTTATAGTGTCGTTTTTGGAGGTCTCGCGATGAATCTTTATAAAGATGGAAGAATGGCAGATCCTTCGGAAATGGCGAGTTTTTTTGCGATCATAACTATGGGACTCACCGTAATTTCATTGATTTGTTCGTCCCCTATCTTGTTTTTTTCTCAAATTCTGATCTTTCAGAATTTGGGGTGGAACGATTCATTGAGGTTGAGCATCAAAGCGACTTTGAAGAATTTTTGGATCATGATGGTCGTGTTTCAAATTCCAGCGATTTTGGTTCTATGTGCTGCTTCATTTGGCCTAGTACTGCGAGCTGATCCTTCGGCTGAGGGTCTCTTCGCAGCGACCTCATTTTTAAAATTGGCAGCCGATGGGTTAAAGATCATTCTGCTATTCTTAACACCATTGGTGATGACACTTTCATACCTCATCTACAAACGAACTTTTATATTTGATCAACCTGACAATAACCTTGAGTTGGCGAAATAGCTCTGAAGGGTCCATGAGTGCCAGCTTCAAACGATATTGGGAAGAGTTATAAAGTTATATTGATCTGCATATTGGAATCGTTTGAAGCAAAATAGAACTGGGTCAATGAATGGTACCGACGGATCTTTCTGTGATAGGTGGCTGAAATGAGCGCGATTTTTGAACTTCCGTCAATGGTACCTCTCTTAAGGTGACCAGTGATTCTACCTTGGAACTTTATGATTTTTTCAGGTTGAGAAAAGGGTGGATCTGGAGATGTGACCGAGCCCATTTTTCATGATCGAAACATAAGGCTTGACTGTAAATAACTTTGCGTGTCAAAGAGTGGCCTGCCCGGTTTAACCTGTAAGCTGAGGAGCTCTAAATATGAAAGCGATAAAGACTTCGTTACTCCCGATCTTGTTTTTAGCTTCTATTTTTTCGATCTATGCTGAAAGTAGCTATGGAAGAATGTGCTGCAACGACGAACAATATGGCCCGAACGATGCCATCAGGACCTTTGCATCCCCCGGTGCATGTTCCCGGGCTGGCGAAACGATCTCCATCATCAACTTTTCGCCGTCATCTTCACAAATTCAATTTGACCAGAATGTGAAAACTGAAGTCAGTATTAAACAAAGAAATGAGAAGTCCGTCGAGAATCAAGGAGATTATTCCTTGGTAGTAGAAGGTAGTAAAAGGTCCCGTGCAGAGGAGGTATACGGTTTGTTAAGGAAATTTGACGGCCCCACGGAGAGGTATGGAGCGACTGATGTCGATACCAAAATTGGAGAAAATGTTGTTTGTATTCATTCCTTCCAAAGGTATGGGGTCAAAAGTGAGGAAGAAAGAGACTATTACCGCTGCTCGTTTAAGTTTGGAACTGCGGACAATCAAGGTGGTCATTAGAATGATTAAATGTGGAAATAGCGATAGTCCATTCTATCGAATTCGATAATGGTAATATTTTAACGGAGAAGTGAAGCGATGGTTAGCAAATTAATTTTATTTTTGAGTTTGATCCTAGTTTTCGGTGCAGCAGCTGGAGCAGTGGAGTTGAAGGAACTGAATGTCGGGGATCGGGGAACATTAACGGGTTCAATAGAGAATGCGGAGGTTACCTGTATCGATAACCAAACGCGTGACTTGTCCAGCGTTTCAGCCACTCTCGCCCCCATGAATTCGGTAGGACTAGACGTAATAGGTGTGGATGAACTGACTGTCGCCTCCGTATACTGGCCTAGAGGCAATTTGAGCGATATTTTTGCCAAATACACAGTCACGTTTAAAAGCGATGGACTCGACTTGGGAATGGGTGCGATTTGTGCAATAAAAGTTACTAAACCGGAAATTGGATTTAGAATAAGAGTTCGTTCTTCCAAATGAGTTGGGACAGGGGAAATTAACTGATTGTTTTGTGACAAAAGGCAAACCAAGCAAAAAAATTGACCTTCGGTCGCGGGTTCAAATTGTTGATTCTCCTGAGCGCTAGTCTCACAAGGTCGACAATTAAAATCTTCCTGTTGCTTTATCAATTGAAATTGACCCACCGGCCGAGATATCGCTGTTTGAAGTGAGGCCTCGTCAAAGACAGTCAAAAGACCTCAAAAGGCATTCGTCCCCTCGTTATTTGAGACCAATCTTATACTTCTGATCCGCACGACGAGCAACTACGACAACATTTTAGAGTCGAGTCTGGCAGTTCCCAACAGCGCCATTCGCAAACGACCACCGGGTCACAAGATGGACGAACTTTTCATCGTTACCGAAGAAGATCGAAAGTGGAACCATTCCTTTCCTGACTTCATTTTTAAAACGAGAGAAAACGCGGTATGAAAACAAGGTCGAGAACTATCTCGGCATGATTCAGCTTGGTGCCATTGCCAAGAGAGGTTTCATGAGTGGGGACCAAGTTTCCTGAATCTTGCTCTAGCGTTTGACGCGGATTCGCGAAATGCCTATTATGAGCGCGAAGGACACAGATACAACGGGAGAGATGACAGTGGACAGACGCGTGGGCCCAGCAAGGAATTTTCGCGGATCTTTGAAATTGCCGGGAGATAAATCGATCTCCCACCGCAGTCTGATTTTTGGTGCGCTTAGCCAGGGGCGAACGGAGGTTCATCATATTTTAGAAAGTGCTGATGTACAATCCACAGCCCGCGTACTGGGACAGCTTGGAGTGCCCATCCGCAAAGAAGGGCATGTGACCATTATCGACGGAAGAGGCCCTGAAAGTTTTATAAGTCCCACGAAAATATTGGATTGTGGGAATTCAGGGACAACCATGCGCTTGATGATGGGTGTCCTGTCCGCTGTCGATGGTTTACGGGTGAAGATGACAGGTGATGAGTCCCTGATAAAACGGCCGATGAGAAGGGTGGCAGATCCATTGAGAGAAATGGGCGCGCAGATCGAATTGACCGGCAAGGATTTCGCTCCTTTGGAAATCCAGGGTCGTCGTCTCCACGGAATCGACTATGAACTAAAGATCGCTAGCGCCCAAATCAAAACGGCGATTATTTTGGCTGGTTTGTTAGCAGACGGTGATACGCGGATTTGGGGCGAGATTCATAGTCGTGATCACACAGAGCGGCTGTTGAAACATTTCGGAGTGCATATTGACTCTAACTCCGAGGAGGTGCGGGTCCGTGGTGGTCAACAATTTTCGGCTAATATTTTACACGTGCCTGGCGATCCGTCCACCGCAGCATTTTGGCTGGCGGCCGCCGTGTTGGTTCCCCAGTCGGATTTGTGTCTGCGGGGCGTTTCACTCAATCCCACACGCACGGGATTCATTGAGGTGTTACGGCGCATGGGTGCGACAATCCGTGTGGCCCTGACAGAGGAAGATCCAGAGCCTATGGGCGACATTCAGGCTTGCCATGGAAAACTGGTAGGTGTTGTGGTGGAGGAACACGAGATCCCATCGTTGATTGATGAGTTGCCCATCCTCGCAGTAATGGCCACACAATCACACGGAACAACGAAGGTCACTGGCGCCGAGGAATTGCGTGTGAAAGAGACCGATCGGATAGAGGCCCTGGCCGCCAATCTTCGGGCGATGGGGGCCGTGATTGAGACAACCAGGGACGGATTTGTGATTGAAGGCCCACAGAAGTTGATTGGCGCAGAAATCAATAGCTTTCACGATCACCGTATCGCGATGGCCTTCAGCGTGGCGGGATTGATCGCCGAAGGGGAGAGTCTGATCCGCGGATCTGATTGTGTCGGAATTTCTTACCCGGAATTTTATTCTACATTGCAAGACCTCACAAAATGAATTTACGTGCGGCTGTTATCGGACATCCCATTTCGCATTCGCTTTCTCCTCAGGTGTTTAGCTTTATTGGCGAAACTTTGGGGGGCAATCATCGATTGCAGTATGAGGCGCTGGATGTGGAATCACAGCAGCTTGAGAAATTCTGTCAGCAATTGCGCGAGCAGTCTGAGGGGGCGCAATGGTTGGGTCTTAATGTCACAATTCCTCATAAAGAATCTATTTTGTGTCATCTCGATGAACTGGCCCCAGAAGTTCAGGCGCTTGGCGCGGCCAATGTTGTTCAGGTCATTGGCGAGCGGCTACATGGTTACAACACTGATGTAGCAGGCATAGAGGTCACTTTGGAAAAAGTTGGATTTGCCTGTTATGGGAAAACTATTTTGGTTATTGGGGCCGGTGGGGCCGCACGTGCGACCGTTTACGCTTGTGCGAAAGCTGGTGCGAAGAAGATTGTTGTGGTCAACCGTGGAGTGCAAAGGGCGCAGAAACTCCTTAATGACCTGTCGGCTGTTTTCAAATCAACAGAATTTTCGTCGGTGGCAGCGGCCGGTTCGATCGATGCCATGGCTGATCTGGTGGTGCAGGCGACTCCCGTGGGAATGGCCCGTTATGACGATCGTATGAACGGGGATCTAGCGAATTCTTTCCCGACCGGTAGTGGCACAGGATCTATCGATTTTCCAGAAATATTTCGTCACTGTTCTCAGCGCGCTTTGGCCTTGGACTTGATTTATCGGCCGCAGCAGACCTTGTTTTTGCAGGAGGCACAGCGTGCAAACTTGCGGGCCATTGGTGGCCTGACCATGTTTGTTGGTCAAGCTTTGGCGACCTGGCAAATTTGGTTTGGTCCATTGTCGGCTAGGACCAGAGAAGTCTTGGGGAACGACTTGACTGCTCATTTGCGGGACATTTTACGATTTGAGAGTATCCAGCCCGTGCCGCGGGCCGATTTCCAGCGGCCGATTTTCTTGTGTGGATTTATGGGTGTCGGAAAGTCGGCGACGGGAAGAATCCTAAGCCAGAAATTGGCTTGCCCTTTTTTTGATTTAGACGCATTGATTGTCGAGTTGGCGGGAAAATCAATCCGACGAATCTTTTCTGAGGATGGTGAGGTCGAATTTCGTCGATGGGAAGGCGAGGCATTGCAGGATCTTTTACGCCGGATTTCGGTTGGCGGTGTTTGTGCGCTGGGAGGTGGTGCCTTGATCAGTCCAGAGAATCGCCGCCTCATAGTCCAAGCGGGTGATTTGTTTTATCTAAAGGCCAGCCCCGAAAGCCTGTTGGGGCGTCTTTCAGGCGAATGGGAGGAACGTCCACTTTTAAAGACGAGCGGTGATCGAATCACCCACTTGCAAAATCTTTTGCGGACTCGTGAGCCCCAGTATGCTGAGGCATCTGCCCATATTCAAACTGACAATAAGTCACCGAGCGAAGTGGCTGACGAAATAATTGATATTTTGAGGGGTAAAGTTTCGTGAAGTTGAAATCCAATGGCAAAAAGGAATTCCGAACCCAAGTTAAACTCGGGGCCCGTTCCTACAGTGTTTTTGTGGGCCCAGGAGTGACGAATCGGCTGGATCAAGTGCTTCGTCAGTTGCGGAGTCCAGCTGGCTGTATCTATTCCCAACGAGGGATATTGCTCGCTGATGAGAGATTAACGCGTCCAGCGCAAAAGGTGCTGGCGGTTTTGCGGAAATCAGGTTGGCAGATGGACGTAATCAAAGTGGCAGCCGGTGAATCCCTAAAGGATTTTCAGAGCATTTTGCCTCTTTATGGTGAACTTTTAAAATTGGGCATTGATCGTTCCTCCACGGTTTTTGTTCTGGGTGGAGGGACTCTTGGTGATGCCGGAGGCTTTCTCGCTTCCACCTACCTCCGCGGTCTGAGATGGGTGGGGATTCCCACGACTCTACTGGCGCAGGTTGACAGTTCAATTGGCGGTAAGACAGCGGTCAATCATTCTCTGGGGAAAAATTTGATAGGAACATTTCATCAGCCCGCGCTGGTCGTTTGTGACACAAATTTTTTGAAAACATTGTCCCTTCGTGAAATTATTTCTGGCCTCGGTGAAGTTATCAAGTACGCGCTCACCTATGACAAAGAGCTTTTTGTGTATCTGAACAAGCAATGGCGAGCGGTTTTGGATTCGGATTCTAAAGTGCTAAGCAAATTGGTGCATGAGTCCCTGTCTTGGAAGGCTAAGGTCGTGGCCGCCGACGAGTGGGATCGCAAGGGTCGGCGCGAGATTTTAAATTTTGGCCACACATTTGGGCACGCGCTCGAGGCCGTGACAAATTACGAAGTGTTTCAACACGGCGAAGCGGTTATCTGGGGTATGCGTTTTGCTACTTGTTTGTCAGAGACAAGGGGTCACTTATCTCTGAAACAGGCAAAAAAAATAAGGGCATTTTTAAATATGATCGAGGTACCGTCATTGCCGAAGCACATTGGATTTGACGAGCTCACACAGGCGATGGCCAAAGACAAGAAAAAGCAAGAGGGCCGCATTCGTTTTGTCTTGCTTAAAAGGTTGGGACGAGCAGTTTTGGACGTGAACGTGACTGGGGATGATCTCAAGGCCGCTTACAAAAGACTGTTAACGGGAGGTCATCATGCGGAAGAAAGTTGAGGGGCAAAAAGTTGAGGAGAATATTGTTGTTATTCATGGCCCGAATCTCAACCTGTTGGGTCAACGTGAGCCGCACGTTTACGGTCAGATGACCCTTGCTGAATTGAACAAAGGATTAAGAGCGGACGCTCGATTGAGTCGGTATAAATTGCGGGTGTTTCAATCTAATCATGAAGGAAAATTAATTGATTTTATCCACGCGCAACGCAAGTGGGCTGACGCAATTGTGATCAATCCAGGAGCTTTCACCCATTATTCCTATGCGATTCGAGACGCCTTGGCAGCTGTGGATTTACCAGCTTATGAGGTTCACTTGACTGACATACACAAAAGAGAAATGTTTCGCAGAAATTCGGTTATTCGTGATGTGTGTGTGAAGCAGATTTCTGGATTTGGCAGCAAGTCTTACGAGAAAGCGATCCACCACTTTCTGGCTCGCTCAAGAACATCTCGATCAAGACTTTCTCGTAGGCTAAGGTGAGAACGGATTAGAATAGCCAGTAGAGAAGAGGAAACGAAAGGTAAACTTTTATGCGCGGTAATACATTTGGCCAAATATTTCGTATCATGACCTTTGGCGAATCCCATGGTCCCATGATTGGTGTGGTGGTTGACGGATGTCCAGCTGGCTTGAAAATCGACCACAACTTTATTCAGGCACAGTTGGATCGTCGCCGACCCGGACAGTCGCATTTGACCACTCAACGCAAAGAGAGTGATCAGGCGAGAATTGTCTCCGGCGTTCTCAATGATGTCAGCCTCGGCACACCCTTGGCGGCTTTGATTCCCAATGAGGACAGTCGCGCGCACGATTATGACCATGTTGCCAATTCA encodes:
- the aroA gene encoding 3-phosphoshikimate 1-carboxyvinyltransferase, producing MSAKDTDTTGEMTVDRRVGPARNFRGSLKLPGDKSISHRSLIFGALSQGRTEVHHILESADVQSTARVLGQLGVPIRKEGHVTIIDGRGPESFISPTKILDCGNSGTTMRLMMGVLSAVDGLRVKMTGDESLIKRPMRRVADPLREMGAQIELTGKDFAPLEIQGRRLHGIDYELKIASAQIKTAIILAGLLADGDTRIWGEIHSRDHTERLLKHFGVHIDSNSEEVRVRGGQQFSANILHVPGDPSTAAFWLAAAVLVPQSDLCLRGVSLNPTRTGFIEVLRRMGATIRVALTEEDPEPMGDIQACHGKLVGVVVEEHEIPSLIDELPILAVMATQSHGTTKVTGAEELRVKETDRIEALAANLRAMGAVIETTRDGFVIEGPQKLIGAEINSFHDHRIAMAFSVAGLIAEGESLIRGSDCVGISYPEFYSTLQDLTK
- the aroB gene encoding 3-dehydroquinate synthase, with protein sequence MKLKSNGKKEFRTQVKLGARSYSVFVGPGVTNRLDQVLRQLRSPAGCIYSQRGILLADERLTRPAQKVLAVLRKSGWQMDVIKVAAGESLKDFQSILPLYGELLKLGIDRSSTVFVLGGGTLGDAGGFLASTYLRGLRWVGIPTTLLAQVDSSIGGKTAVNHSLGKNLIGTFHQPALVVCDTNFLKTLSLREIISGLGEVIKYALTYDKELFVYLNKQWRAVLDSDSKVLSKLVHESLSWKAKVVAADEWDRKGRREILNFGHTFGHALEAVTNYEVFQHGEAVIWGMRFATCLSETRGHLSLKQAKKIRAFLNMIEVPSLPKHIGFDELTQAMAKDKKKQEGRIRFVLLKRLGRAVLDVNVTGDDLKAAYKRLLTGGHHAEES
- the aroQ gene encoding type II 3-dehydroquinate dehydratase; this translates as MRKKVEGQKVEENIVVIHGPNLNLLGQREPHVYGQMTLAELNKGLRADARLSRYKLRVFQSNHEGKLIDFIHAQRKWADAIVINPGAFTHYSYAIRDALAAVDLPAYEVHLTDIHKREMFRRNSVIRDVCVKQISGFGSKSYEKAIHHFLARSRTSRSRLSRRLR